In a genomic window of Thermoanaerobaculales bacterium:
- a CDS encoding MTH1187 family thiamine-binding protein, whose product MHVIADISIVPLGVGLSLSPYVAACERVLAEAGLNPRLHAYGTNVEGEWGAVFAALERCHQVLHELGAPRVSTNLRCGTRTDRTQSLDDKVRSVRDKLGES is encoded by the coding sequence ATGCACGTGATCGCCGACATCAGCATCGTTCCGCTCGGCGTCGGCCTCTCGCTGTCGCCCTACGTTGCGGCCTGCGAGAGGGTGCTCGCCGAGGCCGGGCTCAATCCCCGGCTGCACGCCTACGGCACCAACGTCGAGGGCGAGTGGGGCGCGGTCTTTGCGGCGCTCGAGCGCTGCCATCAGGTGCTCCACGAGCTGGGCGCCCCGCGCGTCTCCACCAACCTGCGCTGCGGCACCCGCACCGACAGGACCCAGAGCCTGGACGACAAGGTGCGCAGCGTGCGCGACAAGCTTGGCGAAAGCTGA
- a CDS encoding histidine phosphatase family protein: MDEIKELWLVRHGETTASAGRRIAGWSDPPLTDVGRRQAEAVRASLDGNPFDSVWSSDLDRAVSSARLAWGEPQVDRRLREVHFGPFEGRDYDEVDGGLTDVFMVFRGFEIPGGESHAQFRQRVHGFVDELQAGRHLLFVHGGVIRILTQDLGLDRFVATGSLVVVDWTARRLLEVRER, from the coding sequence ATGGACGAGATCAAGGAGCTCTGGCTGGTGCGGCACGGCGAGACCACGGCCAGCGCCGGGCGGCGGATCGCGGGCTGGTCCGATCCGCCATTGACCGACGTCGGCCGCCGGCAGGCGGAGGCGGTGCGCGCGAGCCTCGACGGCAACCCCTTCGACTCGGTGTGGTCCTCGGACCTCGACCGCGCCGTCAGCTCGGCGCGGCTGGCGTGGGGGGAGCCGCAGGTCGACCGCCGGCTGCGCGAGGTCCACTTCGGGCCGTTCGAAGGCCGGGACTATGACGAGGTGGACGGCGGCCTCACCGACGTGTTCATGGTCTTCCGGGGCTTCGAGATTCCCGGCGGCGAGTCGCACGCGCAGTTCAGGCAGCGGGTCCACGGCTTCGTCGACGAGCTGCAGGCCGGGCGCCACCTGCTGTTCGTCCACGGCGGCGTGATCCGCATCCTCACCCAGGACCTGGGCCTCGATCGCTTCGTGGCGACCGGCAGCCTGGTGGTGGTCGACTGGACCGCCCGCCGGCTGCTCGAGGTCCGCGAGCGGTAG
- a CDS encoding protein-disulfide reductase DsbD family protein — protein sequence MTKGWVLVAALAAFPVAAAAAGDPHPVRARLVADVSQPSPGQSLHAGVLLSIEDGWHVYWKNPGDAGLATEVRITLPQGVEAGPVRWPAPHRFTQPGGLAGYGYEGSLLLASEVRMGGGPPAGGSRVTAEASWLACKDICLLGSARLDEPWPLPATGREFEVWRAALPAGDPPFEVSVTGGLAPGARRADIALWLSWPQPPGEVELFPETGGRLKVGSPRVQTRGSLTRVDLELTVVGAPDVPVERLAAVVAARAGGSPRQAWEIVIPLNGTS from the coding sequence ATGACGAAGGGCTGGGTGCTCGTCGCCGCGCTGGCTGCCTTCCCGGTGGCCGCTGCCGCCGCCGGTGACCCCCACCCGGTGCGCGCCAGGCTGGTGGCGGACGTCAGCCAGCCGTCTCCCGGCCAATCGCTCCACGCCGGGGTGCTGCTCTCGATCGAGGACGGCTGGCACGTCTACTGGAAGAACCCGGGCGACGCCGGGCTCGCGACCGAGGTTCGGATCACGCTCCCGCAGGGCGTCGAGGCCGGGCCCGTGCGCTGGCCGGCGCCACATCGCTTCACCCAGCCGGGCGGTCTGGCGGGCTATGGCTACGAGGGGTCCCTGCTGCTGGCGTCCGAGGTCCGGATGGGCGGTGGCCCGCCGGCCGGGGGCTCGCGAGTGACGGCCGAGGCGTCGTGGCTGGCGTGCAAGGACATCTGCCTGCTCGGGTCAGCGCGGCTCGACGAGCCGTGGCCGCTGCCTGCGACCGGGCGGGAGTTCGAGGTCTGGCGGGCGGCCCTGCCCGCCGGCGACCCGCCGTTCGAGGTGAGCGTGACCGGCGGCCTCGCTCCCGGTGCGCGCCGCGCCGACATCGCGCTCTGGCTGTCGTGGCCGCAACCGCCCGGCGAGGTCGAGCTGTTCCCGGAGACGGGCGGCCGGCTGAAGGTGGGGAGCCCCCGGGTGCAGACCCGCGGCAGCCTGACCAGGGTCGACCTCGAGCTGACCGTGGTCGGGGCCCCCGACGTTCCGGTGGAGCGCCTGGCCGCGGTGGTCGCGGCGCGCGCCGGTGGCAGCCCGCGACAGGCCTGGGAGATCGTCATCCCGCTCAACGGCACATCGTGA
- a CDS encoding thioredoxin family protein encodes MRTMIWILTAATLTLAPAAFAGGASVGDIAPDFTLEDLSGNQVALSKIGGVRVLEWVNPDCPFVQRHYQAGTMKRLAADYGAKGVTWLTINSTNYMDAAANRKFAESHGLSQRILVDQDGKVGHLYGAATTPHMFVIDAGGKIVYAGAIDDDPRGSKEGAVTNHVAAALNEVLAGKPVTTPETTPYGCSVKYAK; translated from the coding sequence ATGAGGACCATGATCTGGATTCTGACGGCGGCAACGCTGACCCTCGCACCGGCCGCGTTCGCCGGCGGCGCATCGGTCGGGGACATCGCCCCGGACTTCACCCTCGAGGACCTGAGCGGCAACCAGGTCGCCCTGTCGAAGATCGGCGGGGTGCGAGTGCTCGAGTGGGTCAACCCCGACTGCCCCTTCGTGCAGCGGCACTACCAGGCTGGGACGATGAAGAGGCTGGCGGCCGACTACGGCGCCAAGGGCGTCACCTGGCTGACCATCAACTCGACCAACTACATGGACGCCGCAGCCAACCGCAAGTTCGCTGAAAGCCACGGACTCAGCCAGCGAATCCTGGTGGACCAGGACGGCAAGGTGGGCCACCTCTACGGCGCCGCCACCACCCCGCACATGTTCGTGATCGACGCCGGCGGGAAGATCGTCTACGCGGGCGCCATCGACGACGACCCGCGCGGGTCGAAGGAGGGTGCGGTCACCAACCACGTCGCGGCCGCCCTCAACGAGGTGCTGGCGGGCAAGCCGGTGACGACGCCCGAGACCACGCCCTACGGCTGCTCGGTCAAGTACGCGAAGTAG
- a CDS encoding nuclear transport factor 2 family protein yields the protein MMVRVSTAALVVASLLSSSTVSAGERAGDREAVTEAIEQAIGWAIEKDFDAMFRLWGDDLFHFWLTSDSQVVGIEDFRRYAERWQDPEFRGTRFELRDLRIVFSASGDVAWYSCFLDDCGSFRGDESCLENVFQTGVLERRDGRWVHVLMHGSYPIDKVPEQYVRRFYSVLFENEGRE from the coding sequence ATGATGGTCAGAGTCTCGACGGCTGCCCTCGTGGTGGCGTCCCTTCTCTCGTCGAGCACGGTGAGCGCTGGCGAGCGGGCGGGGGATCGTGAGGCCGTCACCGAGGCGATCGAGCAGGCGATCGGCTGGGCGATCGAGAAGGACTTCGACGCCATGTTTCGCCTGTGGGGCGACGACCTCTTTCACTTCTGGCTGACCTCGGACAGCCAGGTGGTGGGGATCGAGGACTTCAGGAGATACGCCGAACGCTGGCAGGACCCCGAGTTCCGCGGCACCCGCTTCGAGCTCCGCGACCTGCGCATCGTCTTCTCGGCCTCTGGCGACGTGGCCTGGTACTCCTGTTTCCTCGACGACTGCGGGTCGTTTCGCGGTGACGAGTCGTGCCTGGAGAACGTGTTTCAGACCGGGGTGCTGGAGAGGCGCGACGGTCGATGGGTCCACGTTCTGATGCACGGCTCCTACCCGATCGACAAGGTCCCCGAGCAGTACGTGCGCCGCTTCTACTCGGTGCTGTTCGAGAACGAGGGGCGGGAGTAG
- a CDS encoding efflux transporter outer membrane subunit: protein MARRVLIAAVLCSLAAACTLGPDYQRPPIATPEGWRQAAAAEASIANLPWWELFQDEQLQSLIRTALAENRDLKIAIERIEEARATYGYSRADLYPKIDASATAGSLQFSGGSLTHTPEGGVDTSMERYGLDVGLSWELDFFGRIRRANEAELANLLATEEARRAVAIAVVANVARAYVELRDLDWRLEITRRTLESRREYLGLARDRFEGGLTPELDSRQAEAEMYRVQSYVFQLEGLVAQKENEISYLLGRNPSAVPRGRAVGAQPIPPEVPAGLPAALLERRPDVRQAEEQLISANARIGEARAMLYPQIALTGTYGFASTDLSELLDGSSESWNIFAGLLQPIFQGGKNRRRVEVRESQQRQAVYAYERTVLQALREVEDALIGLQKAGEQRGSQAERVVAERKVLELSELRYRGGVTDYLEVLDAQRSLFNAEIDEVSSISAHVGSLIQLYKALGGGWPVGATAAEQDQNSMSEKGSSG from the coding sequence ATGGCACGTCGAGTCCTGATCGCAGCCGTGCTCTGCTCGCTCGCCGCGGCCTGCACCCTGGGCCCCGACTACCAGCGGCCGCCGATCGCCACTCCCGAGGGCTGGCGGCAGGCCGCCGCCGCAGAGGCCTCGATCGCGAACCTGCCCTGGTGGGAGCTGTTCCAGGACGAGCAGCTGCAGAGCCTGATCAGAACCGCGCTCGCCGAGAACCGCGACCTCAAGATCGCGATCGAGCGCATCGAGGAGGCGCGGGCGACCTACGGCTACAGCCGCGCCGACCTCTACCCCAAAATCGACGCGAGTGCGACCGCGGGGAGCCTGCAGTTCAGCGGCGGCAGCCTGACCCACACCCCTGAAGGCGGCGTCGACACCAGCATGGAGCGATACGGCCTGGACGTCGGGCTGTCCTGGGAGCTCGACTTCTTCGGCCGCATCCGGCGCGCCAACGAGGCCGAGCTCGCGAACCTTCTCGCCACCGAGGAGGCGCGGCGGGCGGTCGCCATCGCCGTGGTGGCCAACGTGGCGCGGGCCTACGTCGAGCTGCGCGATCTCGACTGGAGGCTCGAGATCACCCGGCGGACCCTGGAGTCGCGGCGCGAGTACCTCGGGCTCGCCCGCGACCGCTTCGAGGGCGGGCTCACGCCCGAGCTGGACTCCCGCCAGGCCGAGGCGGAGATGTACCGCGTCCAGTCCTACGTCTTCCAGCTCGAGGGGCTGGTCGCGCAGAAGGAGAACGAGATCTCGTACCTGCTCGGGCGCAACCCGTCGGCCGTCCCCCGGGGGCGCGCGGTGGGCGCGCAGCCGATTCCCCCGGAGGTGCCGGCCGGCCTGCCGGCGGCGCTGCTCGAGCGGCGCCCGGACGTCCGCCAGGCCGAGGAGCAGCTGATCTCCGCCAACGCCCGGATCGGCGAGGCCAGGGCCATGCTCTACCCCCAGATCGCGCTCACCGGCACCTACGGCTTCGCGAGCACCGACCTGAGCGAGCTGCTCGACGGCTCGAGCGAGAGCTGGAACATCTTCGCCGGCCTCCTGCAGCCGATCTTCCAGGGCGGGAAGAACCGGCGGCGGGTGGAGGTGCGGGAGTCGCAGCAGCGGCAGGCGGTCTACGCGTACGAGCGCACCGTCCTGCAGGCGCTGCGCGAGGTCGAGGACGCGCTGATCGGCCTGCAGAAGGCCGGCGAGCAGCGCGGATCGCAGGCCGAGCGGGTGGTCGCCGAGCGCAAGGTGCTCGAGCTGTCCGAGCTGCGCTACCGCGGCGGCGTCACCGACTACCTCGAGGTCCTCGACGCCCAGCGATCGCTGTTCAACGCCGAGATCGACGAGGTTTCGAGCATCAGCGCGCACGTGGGCTCGCTGATCCAGCTCTACAAGGCGCTCGGCGGCGGCTGGCCGGTCGGAGCCACTGCCGCTGAGCAGGACCAAAACTCGATGTCAGAGAAAGGGAGTTCAGGATGA
- a CDS encoding multidrug efflux RND transporter permease subunit — protein MANFFIRRPIVAIVIAIIIVLLGLNSLRNLSFEQYPFLAPPIIRITANYPGASAVAVEQSVATPIEQEVNGVEGMIYMKSSNTSDGRMLLDVSFEVGTNQDMANVMTQNRVSSAQSRLPQEVIAQGVTVKKQSPSILMLISLYSPNGSYDSEFLINYCGINLRDQILRVPGIAQVDLFGGTDYGMRIWLEPDKLAKLELTPSDIMSAIKEQNLQAPAGRVGMRPSPADQEFTYTVSAPSRLVTEEEFANIIIRETSTGAQIRIRDVGRVELGSQDYNSFGRLNGQPAGSMAVYLLPGADQLQASERIYETMRQAKGFFPPDTDYRIVYDTTPAVEASIESIVHTFIEAFILVTLVVFVFLQNPRATIIPLVTVPVSLIGTFIFFPLLGFSVNTLSMFGLVLAIGIVVDDAIVVVEAVMHHIEHGMSPRDATVQAMKEVSAPVIGIALILSAVFVPVAFIPGLTGRMYQQFALTIAISVLLSAFSALSLSPALSAMVLRPARPMRGPLGAFFNWFNRVFQRTTDGYVHGARMLVRRSFLTVVIVAVVLVGAGLFGGALRAGFVPDEDQGIFGINVTLPPGASLERTSAVLAQVEKIGGTIEEVESYQTIGGYGAVTATFQPNFGTVFVRLKPWEERHGEQAHVTGVMARLQGQFARIPEAIIFPFNIPAITGFGASAGFNFILQDRSGGLSVEHLGELSRQFQEAARKRPEIGNLFTSFDPRYPQVKVELDRDKARKMGVPVNQAFQTLAASLGGSYVNDFNRFGRLYRVYVQADADYRRTPDDIGRIWVRSESTGVMMPLATLVTVSPQPGTEMTNRFNLMRSVELNGVPARGFASGQALAALEEVFAATMPAETGYAYSQMSYQEKVAPPATPTMIAAIVVVFLLLAALYESWRLPWAVLLGSPLVALGAFFGVWLLGFDNNVYVQIGVIMLIGLAAKNAILIVEFAKVKHEEGTPLEDAALESARVRFRPILMTAFAFILGVIPLMKATGAGAGAQNVMGTAVFFGMLIATAVGVFLIPGNFVFVEGLGKRKRAAAEPGAEAARIEGGH, from the coding sequence ATGGCGAACTTCTTCATCCGGCGGCCGATCGTCGCCATCGTCATCGCGATCATCATCGTGCTGCTCGGGCTCAACAGCCTGCGCAACCTGTCCTTCGAGCAGTACCCCTTCCTGGCGCCGCCGATCATCCGCATCACCGCCAACTACCCCGGCGCCTCGGCGGTCGCGGTCGAGCAGTCAGTGGCGACGCCGATCGAGCAGGAGGTCAACGGCGTCGAGGGCATGATCTACATGAAGTCGTCGAACACCAGCGACGGCCGCATGCTGCTCGACGTCAGCTTCGAGGTCGGAACCAACCAGGACATGGCCAACGTGATGACCCAGAACCGGGTGTCCTCGGCCCAGTCCCGCCTGCCCCAGGAGGTGATCGCGCAGGGGGTCACGGTCAAGAAGCAGAGCCCCAGCATCCTGATGCTGATCTCGCTCTACTCGCCGAACGGCAGCTACGACTCGGAGTTCCTGATCAACTACTGCGGCATCAACCTGCGCGATCAGATCCTGCGCGTCCCCGGCATCGCCCAGGTCGACCTCTTCGGCGGCACCGACTACGGCATGCGGATCTGGCTCGAGCCGGACAAGCTGGCCAAGCTCGAGCTGACGCCGTCGGACATCATGTCGGCGATCAAGGAGCAGAACCTGCAGGCCCCGGCCGGCCGGGTCGGGATGCGGCCCTCGCCCGCGGACCAGGAGTTCACCTACACGGTGAGCGCGCCGAGCCGCCTGGTCACCGAGGAGGAGTTCGCGAACATCATCATCCGCGAGACCTCAACCGGCGCCCAGATCAGGATCCGGGACGTCGGCCGGGTCGAGCTCGGGTCCCAGGACTACAACTCCTTCGGACGCCTCAACGGCCAGCCCGCAGGGTCGATGGCCGTCTACCTGCTGCCCGGCGCCGACCAGCTCCAGGCCTCGGAGAGGATCTACGAGACGATGCGGCAGGCGAAGGGCTTCTTCCCCCCCGACACGGACTACCGGATCGTCTACGACACCACCCCCGCGGTCGAGGCCTCGATCGAGTCGATCGTCCACACCTTCATCGAGGCCTTCATCCTGGTCACCCTGGTGGTCTTCGTCTTCCTGCAAAACCCGCGCGCCACCATCATCCCGCTGGTGACCGTGCCGGTGTCGCTGATCGGCACCTTCATCTTCTTCCCGTTGCTGGGCTTCTCGGTCAACACCCTGTCGATGTTCGGCCTCGTGCTCGCGATCGGCATCGTGGTCGACGACGCGATCGTGGTCGTCGAGGCGGTGATGCATCACATCGAGCACGGGATGAGCCCCAGGGACGCGACGGTGCAGGCGATGAAGGAGGTGTCGGCCCCGGTCATCGGCATCGCGCTCATCCTGTCCGCGGTGTTCGTCCCGGTGGCCTTCATCCCCGGTCTCACCGGCCGGATGTACCAGCAGTTCGCGCTCACCATCGCGATCTCGGTGCTGCTGTCGGCGTTCAGCGCGCTCTCGCTCTCCCCCGCTCTCTCCGCCATGGTGCTGAGGCCGGCCAGGCCGATGCGCGGCCCCCTCGGAGCCTTCTTCAACTGGTTCAATCGCGTCTTCCAGCGCACGACCGATGGCTACGTCCACGGCGCCCGGATGCTGGTGCGCCGGTCGTTCCTGACCGTTGTCATCGTTGCCGTCGTCCTGGTGGGAGCGGGCCTGTTCGGCGGCGCCCTGCGCGCCGGCTTCGTCCCCGACGAGGACCAGGGGATCTTCGGCATCAACGTGACGCTGCCGCCGGGCGCCTCGCTCGAGCGGACGAGCGCGGTGCTGGCCCAGGTCGAGAAGATCGGCGGCACGATCGAGGAGGTCGAGTCCTACCAGACGATCGGCGGCTACGGCGCGGTCACCGCCACCTTCCAGCCCAACTTCGGGACGGTCTTCGTCCGGCTCAAGCCGTGGGAGGAGCGGCATGGCGAGCAGGCGCACGTGACCGGCGTGATGGCGCGCCTGCAGGGCCAGTTCGCCCGCATCCCGGAGGCGATCATCTTCCCGTTCAACATCCCGGCCATCACCGGCTTCGGCGCCTCGGCCGGCTTCAACTTCATCCTCCAGGACCGCAGCGGCGGTCTCAGCGTCGAGCATCTCGGCGAGCTCTCCCGGCAATTCCAGGAGGCGGCGAGGAAGCGGCCGGAGATCGGCAACCTCTTCACCTCGTTCGACCCCCGCTACCCGCAGGTGAAGGTCGAGCTCGACCGTGACAAGGCGCGCAAGATGGGGGTGCCGGTCAACCAGGCCTTCCAGACCCTCGCCGCCAGCCTGGGCGGCAGCTACGTCAACGACTTCAACCGCTTCGGGCGGCTGTACCGGGTCTACGTCCAGGCCGACGCCGACTACCGCCGCACGCCCGACGACATCGGCCGGATCTGGGTCCGCAGCGAGTCCACCGGCGTCATGATGCCGCTCGCCACCCTGGTCACGGTCTCGCCCCAGCCGGGGACCGAGATGACCAACCGCTTCAACCTGATGCGCTCGGTGGAGCTCAACGGCGTACCGGCCAGGGGATTCGCCTCGGGCCAGGCGCTGGCCGCCCTCGAAGAGGTGTTTGCCGCGACGATGCCTGCGGAGACGGGCTACGCCTACTCCCAGATGTCCTACCAGGAGAAGGTCGCGCCGCCGGCAACCCCGACGATGATCGCCGCGATCGTCGTCGTCTTCCTGCTCCTGGCCGCGCTCTACGAGAGCTGGCGGCTGCCGTGGGCGGTGCTGCTGGGCTCGCCGCTGGTCGCGCTGGGCGCCTTCTTCGGGGTCTGGCTGCTCGGCTTCGACAACAACGTCTACGTCCAGATCGGCGTCATCATGCTGATCGGACTGGCCGCCAAGAACGCAATCCTGATCGTCGAGTTCGCGAAGGTCAAGCACGAGGAGGGCACGCCGCTCGAGGACGCCGCCCTGGAGTCGGCGCGAGTGCGCTTCCGGCCGATCCTGATGACCGCCTTCGCCTTCATCCTGGGCGTCATTCCGCTGATGAAGGCGACCGGGGCCGGGGCCGGCGCGCAGAACGTGATGGGCACCGCGGTCTTCTTCGGGATGCTGATCGCGACCGCCGTCGGCGTCTTCCTCATCCCGGGCAACTTCGTCTTTGTCGAGGGCCTCGGCAAGCGGAAGCGGGCGGCGGCCGAGCCAGGCGCCGAGGCGGCGCGGATCGAGGGAGGGCACTGA
- a CDS encoding efflux RND transporter periplasmic adaptor subunit, with the protein MMRHRFTPIIVCAVLVSLAAAVACKKAPAPPPPPVPVKAAEVLVRDVPIFMEAIGETRGNTEIEIRARVEGFVESVDFAEGTMVSKGQLLYTIDPRPFEASLARANATLAQAEAELQRAHQDVVLYEPLVAKNAISRQQYDTAVAVERAQASAVEAARAAVESAKLDLSYTRVHAPDAGMVGKTEVYPGTLVGRGQSTLLTQVSKIDPINIRFTLPERGYLIAARRNAERGSTGNPDMPIELLLADGSVHPHTGRFVFIDRSVDPRTGTIMLEASFPNPGGVVRPGQYGRVRAAVDLKKDAILVPQRAVLEMQGIDRVAVVGADNTIELRQVQTGQRIGSLWVVDSGLAAGERIVVEGLQKLRPGATVTPEMVTISETGLAAGGAGGAAPSAGS; encoded by the coding sequence ATGATGCGACACCGATTCACCCCCATCATCGTTTGTGCTGTGCTCGTCTCGCTGGCTGCAGCGGTCGCCTGCAAGAAGGCGCCCGCCCCTCCCCCGCCGCCGGTCCCGGTCAAGGCCGCCGAGGTCCTGGTGCGCGACGTCCCGATCTTCATGGAAGCGATCGGCGAGACCCGCGGCAACACCGAGATCGAGATCCGGGCCCGGGTCGAGGGCTTCGTCGAGAGCGTGGACTTTGCCGAGGGCACGATGGTCAGCAAGGGGCAGCTGCTCTACACCATCGACCCGCGCCCCTTCGAGGCCTCGCTCGCCAGGGCCAACGCCACCCTCGCCCAGGCCGAGGCCGAGCTGCAGCGGGCCCACCAGGACGTGGTGCTGTACGAACCGCTGGTCGCCAAGAACGCGATCTCGCGCCAGCAGTACGACACCGCGGTGGCGGTAGAGCGCGCCCAGGCGTCGGCGGTCGAGGCGGCCCGCGCCGCCGTCGAGAGCGCCAAGCTCGACCTCTCCTACACCCGGGTGCACGCGCCCGACGCCGGCATGGTCGGCAAGACCGAGGTCTACCCGGGCACGCTGGTGGGGCGCGGCCAGAGCACGCTGCTCACCCAGGTCTCGAAGATCGACCCGATCAACATCCGCTTCACGCTCCCCGAGCGCGGCTACCTCATCGCCGCGAGGAGGAACGCGGAGCGAGGGTCTACCGGCAATCCGGATATGCCCATCGAGCTGCTGCTGGCCGACGGATCGGTCCACCCCCACACCGGACGGTTCGTGTTCATCGACCGCTCCGTGGACCCGCGGACCGGCACGATCATGCTCGAGGCCTCCTTCCCGAACCCTGGCGGGGTCGTTCGCCCGGGGCAGTACGGCCGGGTGCGGGCGGCGGTCGACCTCAAGAAGGACGCCATCCTGGTTCCCCAGCGCGCGGTCCTCGAGATGCAGGGCATCGACCGCGTCGCGGTGGTTGGCGCTGACAACACGATCGAGCTCCGCCAGGTGCAGACGGGTCAGAGGATCGGATCGCTATGGGTCGTCGACTCGGGCCTGGCCGCCGGCGAGCGGATCGTGGTCGAGGGCCTCCAGAAGCTGCGGCCCGGCGCCACCGTGACCCCCGAGATGGTGACCATCTCGGAGACCGGCCTTGCCGCAGGCGGCGCCGGGGGGGCGGCTCCCTCCGCAGGGAGCTAG